In one Canis lupus dingo isolate Sandy chromosome 16, ASM325472v2, whole genome shotgun sequence genomic region, the following are encoded:
- the LOC112675244 gene encoding CDKN2A-interacting protein isoform X2: MAQEVSEYLSQNPRAAAWVEALRCDGETDKHWRHRREFLLRNAGGLAPTGPDAEAAADAESGSRHRQLQQLVSFSMAWANHVFLGCRYPQKVMDKILSMAEGIKVTDAPIHTTRDELVAKKG, translated from the exons ATGGCGCAGGAGGTGTCGGAGTACCTGAGCCAGAACCCGCGGGCGGCCGCCTGGGTGGAGGCGCTGCGCTGCGACGGCGAGACTGACAAACACTGGCGCCACCGCCGGGAGTTCCTGCTCCGCAACGCCGGGGGCCTGGCCCCGACCGGGCCTGACGCGGAGGCAGCTGCCGACGCCGAGAGCGGGAGCCGCCATCGGCAGCTGCAGCAGCTCGTCTCCTTCTCCATGGCCTGGGCGAACCACGTCTTTCTCGGGTGCCG GTACCCACAAAAAGTTATGGATAAAATACTTAGTATGGCTGAAGGCATCAAAGTGACAGATGCTCCAATCCATACAACAAGAGACGAACTGGTTGCCAAG